One genomic window of Dama dama isolate Ldn47 chromosome 7, ASM3311817v1, whole genome shotgun sequence includes the following:
- the BAG6 gene encoding large proline-rich protein BAG6 isoform X3 codes for MEPNDNTSTTMEEPDSLEVLVKTLDSQTRTFIVGAQMNVKEFKEHIAASVSIPSEKQRLIYQGRVLQDDKKLQEYNVGGKVIHLVERAPPQTQLPSGASSGTGSTSATHGAGPPSGTRGPGASVHDRNANSYVMVGTFNLPSDGSAVDVHINMEQAPIQSEPRVRLVMAQHMIRDIQTLLSRMEGRGGAQAQHSQPPLQTPTVAPEPVALTSQTSEPVESEVPPREPMEAEEVEERAPTQSPELTPSGPAPAGPASAPETNAPNHPSPAEYVEVLQELQRLESRLQPFLQRYYEVLGAAATTDYNNNQEGREEDQRLINLVGESLRLLGNTFVALSDLRCNLACAPPRHLHVVRPMSHYTTPMVLQQAAIPIQINVGTTVTMTGNGTRPPPTPSAEAPPAGAGQASSLAPSSTTVESSNEGASPPGPAPPPTTSHPRVIRISHQSVEPVVMMHMNIQGSTLIQLPSLPPEFMHAVAHQITHEAMVAAVASAAAGQQVPGFPTAPTRLVIARPTPPQARPSHPGGPPVSGALPGTGLGTNASLAQMVSGLVGQLLMQPVLVAQGTPGMAPPPAPATASASSGTTNTATTAGPAPGGPAQPPPPQASASDLQFSQLLGNLLGPAGPGTGGPGVASPTITVAMPGVPAFLQGMTDFLQATQTAAPPPPPPPPPPPPPAPEQQTAPPPGSPSGGSGSPGSVGPESLPLEFFTSVVQGVLSSLLGSLGARAGSSESIAAFIQRLSGSSNIFEPGADGALGFFGALLSLLCQNFSMVDVVMLLHGHFQPLQRLQPQLRSFFHQHYLGGQEPTPGNIRTATHALITGLEEYVRESFSLVQVQPGVDIIRTNLEFLQEQFNSIAAHVMHCTDSGFGARLLELCNQGLFECLALNLHCLGGQQMELAAVINGRIRRMSRGVNPSLVSWLTTMMGLRLQVVLEHMPVGPDAILRYVRRVGDPPQTLPEEPMEVQGSERTSPEPQRENASPAPGTTAEEAMSRGPPPAPEGGSRDEQDGASAETEPWAAAVPPEWVPIIQQDIQSQRKVKPQPPLSDAYLSGMPAKRRKTMQGEGPQLLLSEAVSRAAKAAGARPLTSPESLSRDLEAPEVQESYRQQLRADIQKRLQEDPNYSPQRFPNAQRAFADDP; via the exons ATGGAGCCCAATGATAATACCAGTACCACTATGGAGGAACCTGACAGCCTGGAGGTGCTGGTGAAGACCCTGGACTCTCAGACCCGGACCTTTATTGTGGGGGCCCAG ATGAACGTAAAGGAGTTTAAGGAGCATATTGCTGCTTCTGTTAGCATCCCGTCTGAGAAACAACGGCTTATCTACCAGGGACGAGTTCTGCAGGATGATAAGAAGCTCCAAGAATACA ATGTTGGGGGAAAGGTTATTCACCTTGTGGAACGGGCTCCTCCTCAGACTCAGCTCCCTTCTGGAGCGTCTTCTGGAACAGGGTCCACCTCAGCCACCCATGGTGCGGGACCCCCGTCTGGTACTCGGGGGCCTGGGGCCTCTGTCCATGACCGGAATGCCAACAGCTATGTCATGGTTGGAACCTTCAATCTTCCC AGTGACGGCTCTGCTGTGGATGTTCACATCAACATGGAACAGGCCCCGATTCAG AGTGAGCCCCGAGTGCGGCTGGTGATGGCTCAGCATATGATCAGGGATATACAGACCTTACTCTCCCGGATGGAG GGCCGAGGCGGGGCCCAAGCCCAGCACAGCCAGCCGCCTCTCCAGACGCCAACGGTGGCCCCAGAGCCGGTGGCCTTGACCTCCCAAACATCAGAACCGGTTGAAAGTGAAGTGCCTCCTCGGGAGCCCATGGAGGCGGAAGAAGTGGAGGAACGTGCCCCTACCCAGAGCCCAGAGCTCACCCCTTCAGGCCCAGCCCCAGCGGGGCCAGCATCTGCCCCAGAGACAAATGCACCCAA CCACCCTTCGCCTGCGGAGTACGTCGAGGTGCTTCAGGAGCTGCAGCGGCTTGAGAGCCGCCTCCAGCCCTTCCTGCAGCGCTACTATGAGGTTTTGGGCGCTGCTGCCACCACGGACTACAACAACAAT CAAGAGGGCCGTGAGGAGGACCAGCGCTTGATCAACTTGGTGGGGGAGAGCCTGCGGCTGCTGGGCAACACCTTCGTGGCGCTGTCTGACCTGCGTTGCAATCTGGCCTGTGCGCCCCCTCGTCATCTGCACGTGGTCCGGCCCATGTCTCACTACACCACCCCCATGGTGCTCCAGCAGGCGGCCATCCCCATCCAG ATCAATGTGGGGACCACTGTGACCATGACAGGGAATGGGACACGGCCCCCCCCGACTCCAAGTGCGGAGGCACCTCCCGCTGGTGCTGGGCAGGCCTCGTCCCTGGCCCCCTCTTCTACCACCGTTGAGTCTTCGAATGAGGGGGCTTCCCCGCCAGGGCCGGCTCCCCCACCGACCACCAGCCACCCGAGGGTCATCCGGATTTCCCACCAGAGCGTGGAACCCGTGGTCATGATGCACATGAACATCCAAG GCTCCACCCTCATCCAgctgccctccctgccccctgaGTTCATGCACGCCGTCGCCCACCAGATCACTCATGAGGCCATGGTGGCAGCTGTTGCCTCCGCGGCCGCAG GACAGCAGGTGCCAGGCTTCCCAACAGCTCCCACCCGGCTGGTGATTGCCCGGCCCACCCCTCCACAGGCTCGGCCTTCCCATCCTGGggggcccccagtctcaggggctcTG CCGGGCACTGGTTTGGGTACCAACGCCTCTTTAGCCCAGATGGTGAGCGGCCTCGTGGGGCAGCTTCTTATGCAGCCTGTCCTTGTGG CTCAGGGGACCCCAGGAATGGCTCCACCTCCAGCCCCTGCCACTGCGTCAGCCAGTTCTGGTACCACCAACACGGCTACCACAGCTGGCCCTGCCCCCGGGGGGCCCGCCCAGCCTCCGCCGCCTCAAGCCTCCGCCTCTGATCTTCAGTTCTCTCAGCTCCTGGGGAACCTGCTGGGGCCTGCTGGGCCGGGAACTGGAGGGCCTGGTGTGGCTTCTCCCACCATTACTGTGGCAATGCCTGGTGTGCccgcctttctccagggcatgacGGACTTTCTGCAG GCAACACAAACAGctgctccccctcctcctccgcctccacccccaccaccccctccgGCCCCAGAGCAGCAGACAGCGCCCCCACCGGGGTCCCCTTCTGGTGGCAGCGGGAGTCCTGGCAGCGTGGGTCCTGAGAGCCTGCCACTGGAGTTCTTCACCTCAGTGGTGCAGGGTGTGCTGAGCTCACTGCTGGGCTCCCTGGGGGCGCGGGCTGGCAGCAGTGAGAGCATCGCTGCTTTCATACAGCGCCTCAGTGGGTCCAGCAACATCTTTGAGCCCGGGGCTGATGGGGCTCTCG gattcttcGGGGCCCTGCTCTCTCTTCTGTGCCAGAACTTTTCCATGGTGGATGTGGTGATGCTGCTGCACGGGCATTTCCAGCCCCTGCAGCGACTCCAGCCCCAGCTGCGGTCTTTCTTCCACCAGCACTACCTGGGTGGCCAGGAGCCCACACCTGGTAACATCCGG ACGGCAACCCACGCATTGATCACGGGGCTTGAAGAATATGTGCGGGAGAGTTTT TCTTTGGTGCAAGTTCAGCCAGGTGTGGACATCATCCGAACAAACCTGGAATTTCTCCAAGAGCAATTTAATAGCATTGCTGCTCATGTGATGCACTGCACAG ACAGTGGATTTGGGGCCCGATTGCTGGAGCTGTGTAACCAGGGCCTGTTTGAATGCTTGGCCCTGAACCTGCACTGCTTGGGGGGACAGCAGATGGAGCTTGCTGCTGTCATCAATGGCCGAATT CGTCGCATGTCTCGTGGAGTGAATCCATCCTTGGTGAGCTGGCTGACCACTATGATGGGACTGAGGCTGCAGGTGGTACTGGAACACATGCCTGTAGGCCCTGATGCCATTCTCAGATACGTTCGCCGGGTTGGGGATCCCCCTCAG ACACTTCCTGAGGAGCCAATGGAAGTTCAGGGATCAGAGAGAACTTCCCCTGAGCCTCAG CGGGAGAATGCTTCCCCGGCCCCTGGAACAACAGCAGAAGAGGCCATGTCCCGAGGCCCACCTCCTGCTCCTGAGGGGGGCTCCCGAGACGAACAGGATGGCGCGTCCGCTGAGACAGAACCTTGGGCAGCTGCAGTCCCCCCA GAATGGGTCCCTATTATCCAGCAGGACATTCAGAGCCAGCGGAAGGTGAAACCGCAGCCCCCCCTGAGCGATGCCTACCTCAGTGGTATGCCCGCCAAGAGACGCAAG ACGATGCAGGGTGAGGGCCCCCAGCTGCTTCTCTCAGAGGCCGTGAGCCGGGCAGCTAAGGCAGCCGGAGCTCGGCCCCTGACGAGCCCCGAGAGCCTGAGCCGGGACCTGGAGGCACCAGAGGTTCAGGAGAGCTACAGGCAGCAG CTCCGGGCTGACATACAAAAGCGACTGCAGGAAGACCCCAACTACAGCCCCCAGCGCTTCCCGAATGCCCAGAGGGCCTTTGCTGACGATCCCTAG